In Crassostrea angulata isolate pt1a10 chromosome 6, ASM2561291v2, whole genome shotgun sequence, a genomic segment contains:
- the LOC128188373 gene encoding sodium-dependent proline transporter-like, translating into MSPNSGDVQRGNWKNWWEFLFSSVGCLVGLGNIWRFPYICFRNGGGAFLLPYFIFMFLCAMPMMFLEMTVSQYSNLGPGRVWVCCPLFKGIGYGMIVLTGIVSIYYNVILAWTLYYFGMSFSSDLPWTRCDKEWNTDTCIIRGMNYTPALFRNNFTEKKNVSFEAVTFHQHTSAEEFWERNVLDMSEGIDSPGHIRWQLLLCLLAAWFAVFLCLFKGIKTSGKVVYVAATVPYLFLLVLLIRGLVFNIDGAIKGLKVFLIPRMEDLLKFDVWCDAAVQMFYSAGLGWGGIPTLASYNSFNNNVFRDAMILPIVDVITSIFAGCVVFVTLGFMAEEAGVPIENVVDSGPGIAFVVYPEAVSKLPLPQLWAVLFFLMLFTVGLDSQMVHVQTLTGALLDNFPKALHKWKTALTGILCLLGFLLGIPCITQGGIYVLTLIDWYCASVSVMLLTFLEVVALAWFYGVRRIYEDLEIMIGHRPSGLWHVMWRFVTPIVILIIWLVSLSRYSEVEYGTYRYPSHAVGIGWMIAILSLILIPAGMISSISKTADASTPLIERLRVSVQPTDEWKPAIRPPPGDVEMSKTLIFNGMTL; encoded by the exons ATGTCGCCAAATTCAGGAGATGTGCAGCGGGGAAACTGGAAAAATTGGTGGGAATTCCTGTTTTCTTCTGTTGGATGTCTTGTTGGCCTAGGGAACATCTGGAGATTTCCGTACATCTGTTTCAGAAATGGTGGAG GTGCCTTCTTGTTGCCGTATTTCATATTCATGTTTCTATGTGCAATGCCGATGATGTTCCTTGAAATGACGGTTTCACAGTATTCGAACCTCGGACCTGGCAGAGTTTGGGTTTGTTGTCCATTGTTCAAAG GAATCGGGTACGGGATGATAGTATTGACGGGTATAGTAAGTATCTACTACAACGTAATTCTGGCATGGACATTGTACTATTTCGGAATGTCTTTTTCCTCCGATCTTCCATGGACTCGATGCGACAAGGAATGGAATACTGATACTTGCATCATACGTGGAATGAACTACACACCAGCGCTGTTCAGAAATAACTTTACAGAGAAGAAAAATGTTAGTTTTGAGGCCGTAACTTTTCATCAACATACATCTGCAGAGGAATTTTGGGA GAGAAATGTCTTGGACATGTCTGAGGGGATTGACAGTCCCGGACACATCCGGTGGCAACTTCTACTTTGCCTGTTGGCTGCATGGTTTGCcgtatttttatgtttattcaaaGGAATTAAGACTTCAGGAAAA GTCGTGTACGTCGCAGCCACCGTTCCGTATCTTTTCCTTTTGGTCCTACTTATTCGAGGTCTGGTATTCAACATCGATGGAGCAATCAAGGGCTTGAAAGTATTTCTAATACCACGTATGGAGGATTTGCTGAAATTCGAT GTATGGTGTGACGCCGCTGTCCAGATGTTTTACTCGGCAGGGCTAGGCTGGGGAGGTATACCCACACTAGCAAGCTATaattcatttaacaacaacGTATTCAG AGACGCAATGATTTTACCTATTGTTGATGTTATCACAAGCATTTTTGCCGGGTGCGTCGTTTTTGTGACGCTAGGATTTATGGCGGAAGAAGCCGGTGTCCCCATAGAGAATGTCGTTGACAGCG GACCAGGGATCGCCTTTGTTGTGTACCCCGAGGCAGTTTCTAAGCTTCCTCTTCCCCAGCTATGGGCAGTTCTATTTTTTCTCATGCTTTTTACTGTGGGTCTTGACAGCCAg ATGGTTCACGTTCAAACCCTGACAGGCGCCCTTCTGGACAATTTCCCCAAAGCTTTACACAAATGGAAAACTGCGTTAACGGGTATATTATGTTTGCTTGGATTTTTACTCGGAATTCCATGTATTACACAG GGAGGTATCTATGTACTAACGTTAATAGACTGGTACTGCGCAAGTGTGTCCGTCATGCTCTTAACCTTCTTGGAAGTAGTGGCATTAGCTTGGTTTTATG GAGTGAGGCGAATTTACGAAGATTTGGAAATTATGATTGGACACAGACCTAGTGGGTTGTGGCACGTTATGTGGCGCTTCGTGACTCCGATAGTTATCCTG ATAATTTGGCTGGTCAGCTTGAGTCGGTACTCGGAGGTAGAATATGGGACTTACAGGTACCCATCACATGCTGTTGGGATCGGGTGGATGATCGCCATACTGTCGTTAATCCTGATACCAGCTGGTATGATATCATCCATCTCGAAGACAGCTGATGCCTCAACACCCCTCATAGAG CGACTTCGGGTTTCTGTTCAGCCAACAGACGAGTGGAAGCCAGCCATTCGTCCCCCACCAGGGGATGTAGAGATGAGCAAAACTCTGATCTTCAATGGCATGACCTTATAA